A genomic region of Streptomyces sp. R33 contains the following coding sequences:
- a CDS encoding 1,4-alpha-glucan branching protein codes for MAVVHRTTMTPGKLELLASWLPTQPWYQRPDAGSAPQPAKAGGFRLDDPQGEVGIEFMAVTDGAGEQPVTYLVPLTYRGAPLDGAQHALIGTSEHGVLGRRWIYDGTHDPVLVDRLYALVLGEAEAQAQSESDRPDPSVTGWSADAGRPGPLSVLEVSAGPDTSDVRVQTSAGKLTISVQRVLRPVPAQADPATGQLLGHVTADWSLPDGTKARGRYAVVHA; via the coding sequence ATGGCCGTCGTCCACCGGACCACGATGACCCCGGGCAAGCTGGAGCTGCTCGCTTCCTGGCTTCCCACCCAGCCCTGGTACCAGCGCCCGGACGCGGGAAGTGCGCCGCAGCCGGCCAAGGCCGGGGGCTTCCGGCTCGACGACCCGCAGGGCGAGGTCGGGATCGAGTTCATGGCGGTCACCGACGGTGCGGGAGAGCAGCCGGTCACGTACCTCGTGCCCCTCACCTACCGCGGAGCCCCGCTCGACGGAGCGCAGCACGCCCTCATCGGCACCTCCGAGCACGGGGTGCTGGGGCGCCGGTGGATCTACGACGGGACCCACGACCCGGTCCTCGTCGACCGGTTGTACGCGCTCGTGCTCGGCGAGGCCGAGGCGCAGGCCCAGAGCGAGAGCGACAGGCCCGACCCGTCCGTCACGGGCTGGTCCGCGGACGCCGGCCGCCCGGGGCCGCTCTCGGTCCTGGAGGTGTCCGCCGGACCGGACACCTCCGACGTGCGCGTGCAGACCTCCGCCGGGAAGCTGACCATCAGCGTCCAGCGCGTCCTGCGGCCCGTACCGGCGCAGGCCGACCCCGCCACCGGGCAGCTGCTGGGGCACGTCACCGCGGACTGGAGCCTGCCGGACGGCACGAAGGCCCGCGGCCGGTACGCCGTCGTCCACGCGTAG
- a CDS encoding DUF6296 family protein produces the protein MSSERYELVFSEGPDTSEDVVVVTATGQAGPGGHPVYTDATGIVRAEISDQEEVRVLASGGSQNPARVVRVRPLP, from the coding sequence ATGAGTTCCGAGCGCTACGAGCTGGTGTTTTCCGAGGGACCGGACACGAGCGAGGACGTCGTCGTGGTGACGGCCACCGGCCAGGCCGGTCCGGGCGGCCACCCTGTCTACACGGATGCGACCGGCATCGTCCGGGCGGAGATCAGCGACCAGGAGGAGGTACGCGTCCTGGCCTCCGGCGGCAGCCAGAACCCGGCCCGCGTGGTCCGGGTCCGGCCGCTGCCCTGA
- a CDS encoding Ig-like domain-containing protein yields MAAVTGAVLVVVAAPDRAPEQDGKGSADGGPDASVTLLVGRALDEGDGGIAARCTVEGFRDGLCTGWRQQRVRATAGGAGSVLRGPASREAAGAVRTVVLPTNAGGPLEIGLAEAGQLTDVTVRDGHGRYVAGALAPKNRHWANTEPLRAGELYTVRVGAQDAAGTPVGATMAFRTAPPPDGGRLTVEFGPRPGTYGAGQIVTAALSRPVPATDRTARARVERALQVTSEPVVEGGWHWVDDSTLHYRPRTYWPAHAEVHVTSGLDGVEVGAHGYGGPSDSTEFTIGDRIEAVTDSAAHEMTVRRNGRVIRTIPVTTGKEGFRTRSGVKVVLRKEYQVRMRGDTVGIKRGTSEFYDLPVFYATRVTWSGEYVHAAPWSVASQGEENVSHGCTGMSTADAAWFFQTVREGDIVQVVNSGGEPMAPFDNGFGDWNLDWRSWQAGSSLTSAPVPSVAHQASSRLRPLT; encoded by the coding sequence GTGGCCGCCGTGACCGGCGCCGTCCTCGTCGTCGTCGCGGCGCCGGACCGGGCGCCGGAGCAGGACGGCAAGGGGTCGGCGGACGGCGGCCCCGACGCCTCCGTGACCCTGCTGGTCGGCCGGGCCCTGGACGAGGGGGACGGCGGCATCGCCGCCCGGTGCACGGTGGAGGGCTTCCGGGACGGCCTGTGCACCGGCTGGCGGCAGCAGCGCGTACGGGCCACCGCCGGGGGCGCCGGGTCGGTGCTGCGGGGGCCCGCGTCCCGGGAGGCCGCCGGGGCGGTTCGTACGGTCGTCCTCCCCACGAACGCCGGCGGTCCGCTCGAGATCGGGCTCGCCGAGGCGGGGCAGCTCACGGATGTCACCGTCCGCGACGGGCACGGGCGCTACGTGGCCGGCGCGCTCGCCCCGAAGAACCGCCACTGGGCCAACACCGAGCCGCTGCGCGCCGGCGAGCTCTACACCGTACGGGTCGGCGCCCAGGACGCGGCGGGTACGCCGGTCGGCGCCACCATGGCCTTCCGGACCGCGCCGCCCCCCGACGGGGGCAGGCTCACGGTGGAGTTCGGGCCGAGGCCCGGGACGTACGGCGCGGGGCAGATCGTGACCGCCGCCCTGAGCCGGCCGGTTCCCGCCACCGACCGGACCGCGCGGGCACGGGTGGAGCGGGCGCTCCAGGTGACCTCGGAGCCGGTGGTCGAGGGCGGCTGGCACTGGGTGGACGACTCGACGCTGCACTACCGGCCGCGTACGTACTGGCCGGCGCACGCCGAGGTGCACGTGACGAGCGGTCTCGACGGGGTCGAGGTCGGCGCCCACGGCTACGGCGGCCCCTCGGACTCCACGGAGTTCACCATCGGTGACCGGATCGAGGCGGTCACCGACTCCGCCGCCCACGAGATGACCGTACGCCGCAACGGCCGGGTCATCCGGACGATCCCGGTCACCACCGGAAAGGAGGGGTTCCGGACCCGCAGCGGCGTCAAGGTGGTGCTGCGCAAGGAGTACCAGGTCCGGATGCGCGGGGACACCGTCGGCATCAAGCGCGGCACGAGCGAGTTCTACGACCTGCCGGTGTTCTACGCGACGCGGGTCACGTGGAGCGGCGAGTACGTGCACGCCGCGCCCTGGTCGGTCGCGTCGCAGGGCGAGGAGAACGTGAGCCACGGCTGCACCGGCATGAGCACGGCGGACGCCGCCTGGTTCTTCCAGACGGTACGCGAGGGGGACATCGTGCAGGTGGTGAACAGCGGCGGCGAGCCGATGGCTCCGTTCGACAACGGCTTCGGCGACTGGAACCTGGACTGGCGGTCCTGGCAGGCGGGCAGCTCCCTCACCTCCGCGCCCGTCCCGTCGGTGGCGCACCAAGCCTCGTCCCGGCTGCGGCCGCTGACATGA
- a CDS encoding DUF4360 domain-containing protein, with product MSRTLLTGGAAAVLIASATTSAGAAGPTPQITAPPDKIVIELATVNGSGCREGTAEVAVAPDNTAFTVTYSEYLAQVGPGAPPTAFRKNCQLNLRVHVPSGFTYAIVQADYRGFAFLQPGAWGQERANYYFQGMPQTTQRTHQFNGPHNDNWQASDKTEYADLVWAPCGEKRNFNINTELRVNAGTSNPQTSTSFMAMDSTDASVSTLYHLAWQVCPTPRHP from the coding sequence CTGTCTCGTACCCTGCTCACCGGCGGCGCGGCGGCCGTGCTGATCGCCTCGGCGACGACGTCCGCCGGAGCCGCCGGTCCCACCCCGCAGATCACCGCACCCCCGGACAAGATCGTGATCGAACTCGCCACGGTCAACGGATCCGGCTGTCGCGAAGGCACCGCCGAGGTGGCCGTCGCCCCGGACAACACCGCCTTCACGGTCACCTACAGTGAATACCTCGCCCAGGTGGGCCCCGGTGCGCCGCCGACGGCATTCCGCAAGAACTGCCAGCTCAATCTCCGCGTCCACGTTCCTTCGGGATTCACCTACGCGATCGTCCAGGCGGACTACCGCGGATTCGCATTTCTCCAGCCCGGCGCATGGGGGCAGGAACGCGCGAACTACTACTTCCAGGGAATGCCCCAGACCACTCAGCGCACCCATCAGTTCAACGGGCCGCACAATGACAACTGGCAGGCGAGCGACAAGACCGAGTACGCGGATCTGGTCTGGGCGCCGTGCGGAGAGAAACGAAACTTCAACATCAATACGGAACTGCGCGTGAATGCGGGCACGTCCAACCCGCAGACCTCCACCAGCTTCATGGCCATGGACTCCACGGACGCGAGCGTGAGCACCCTCTACCACCTCGCCTGGCAGGTCTGCCCCACACCGAGGCACCCCTGA
- a CDS encoding DUF4360 domain-containing protein, with product MLLRRLTVGAAVAALSALALPAQAHTASTPPGRITVDVVGVNGSGCPQGTASVAAASDNTSFTVTYSNYLAQAGAGSGGTEFRKNCQLALQIHVPQGFTYAIARADYRGFAHLQRGAYGQERANYYFQGMAQTARTTHQFNGPYSDNWQASDQTEYQDLVYAPCGEERNLNVNSELRVYSGTSNPQALSFMSMDSTDGSVSTIYHFAWKECPAA from the coding sequence ATGTTGCTCCGCAGACTCACCGTCGGCGCAGCGGTCGCGGCGTTATCCGCCCTGGCCCTGCCCGCGCAGGCCCATACCGCATCCACGCCGCCCGGAAGAATCACCGTCGACGTGGTCGGCGTCAACGGATCGGGGTGCCCCCAGGGGACCGCGAGCGTCGCCGCGGCCTCCGACAACACGTCGTTCACCGTCACGTACAGCAACTACCTGGCCCAGGCCGGCGCCGGTTCCGGCGGCACCGAGTTCCGCAAGAACTGTCAGCTCGCCCTGCAGATCCACGTACCGCAGGGGTTCACGTACGCCATCGCCCGCGCCGACTACCGCGGCTTCGCCCACCTCCAGCGCGGGGCCTACGGCCAGGAGCGCGCGAACTACTACTTCCAGGGCATGGCGCAGACGGCCCGTACGACCCACCAGTTCAACGGCCCGTACTCCGACAACTGGCAGGCGAGCGACCAGACCGAGTACCAGGACCTCGTCTATGCACCCTGCGGCGAGGAGCGCAACCTCAACGTCAACAGCGAACTGCGGGTCTACTCGGGGACGTCGAACCCGCAGGCCCTGAGCTTCATGAGCATGGACTCGACGGACGGCAGTGTCAGCACGATCTACCACTTCGCGTGGAAGGAATGCCCCGCGGCCTGA
- a CDS encoding serine/threonine-protein kinase: MSTPSTDLFQPLRPDDPATVGGYRLTAVLGAGGMGKVYLSYTPGGRPIALKVIRPEFSEDPEFRRRFQQEVRAAQRVQGLYTAPVIDFDTEGSQPWLATAYVPGPSLAHAVARHGRLPLRSVLLLTVGVAEALHVIHGAGIVHRDLKPANVLLAADGPRVIDFGIARAADATSLTGSGVSVGTPAFMAPEQASAGTVTAGTDIFALGQIVAYAAIGAPAYGEGSSHAVLYRIVHEDPDLSALPEELRPLVTRCLSRDPADRPTLTEVIQMCHDLSQVPLRQGEDWLPQAVAGSITERLQLPEPAKTPPPQPAVAPTPTEVSPQAPAQGAPPYPPTAPGVAAAPTQSAPAAPAHAPAAPVAPGAVPPGYQTPPPGYQTQPGYQTPPPGHQTHPGYQTPPPGYVAGYQTPSPSHHPGYPPPAPQGKPKGLIIAGAVVAAVIGLAVIGSLLPDGSGDKAKGGSTSTGASPSGAAPSGGSQDKGQKRSDPAPASYQGINLTANYQLMLADNPPRPATGGSSGVLYNHGDLYFYLDTLFGDTKVGTNNGKLVVLNNSQKGSLETCRAETRYTEKIGLDQLSDGTEVCVLSDAGHIAVATYRGKSGANDPSNYITLDLTIWRNAEEPKKRS; this comes from the coding sequence ATGAGTACACCTTCGACCGACCTTTTCCAGCCTCTCAGGCCCGACGACCCGGCCACCGTGGGCGGTTACCGTCTGACCGCCGTGCTGGGCGCGGGCGGCATGGGCAAGGTGTACCTCTCCTACACGCCGGGCGGGCGGCCCATCGCCCTCAAGGTGATCCGGCCCGAGTTCAGCGAGGACCCCGAGTTCCGGCGCCGCTTCCAGCAGGAAGTGCGGGCGGCGCAGCGGGTGCAGGGCCTCTACACCGCGCCCGTCATCGACTTCGACACCGAGGGCTCCCAGCCCTGGCTGGCCACGGCGTACGTCCCGGGCCCCTCCCTCGCGCACGCGGTGGCCCGGCACGGGCGGCTGCCGCTGCGCAGTGTGCTGCTGCTGACCGTCGGGGTCGCCGAGGCGCTGCACGTCATCCATGGCGCGGGCATCGTCCACCGTGACCTGAAGCCGGCGAACGTACTCCTCGCCGCCGACGGTCCTCGCGTGATCGACTTCGGCATCGCCCGTGCGGCGGACGCCACTTCCCTGACCGGCAGCGGCGTCAGCGTCGGCACGCCCGCGTTCATGGCACCCGAGCAGGCCTCCGCCGGTACGGTCACCGCCGGCACCGACATCTTCGCCCTCGGCCAGATCGTGGCGTACGCGGCGATCGGTGCGCCCGCCTACGGCGAGGGGTCCTCGCACGCCGTGCTGTACCGCATCGTGCACGAGGATCCCGACCTCAGCGCGCTGCCGGAGGAGCTGCGGCCCCTCGTGACGCGCTGCCTCAGCCGGGACCCGGCGGACCGGCCCACCCTGACCGAGGTCATCCAGATGTGCCACGACCTCTCTCAGGTCCCGCTCCGCCAGGGCGAGGACTGGCTGCCCCAGGCGGTCGCCGGTTCCATCACCGAGCGCCTCCAGCTGCCCGAACCGGCGAAGACCCCGCCGCCGCAGCCCGCCGTGGCCCCGACGCCGACCGAAGTCTCCCCGCAGGCTCCGGCGCAGGGGGCGCCCCCGTACCCGCCGACCGCTCCTGGCGTGGCCGCCGCGCCGACGCAGAGCGCACCCGCCGCCCCGGCGCACGCACCGGCCGCTCCCGTCGCTCCGGGCGCGGTGCCGCCCGGATACCAGACGCCTCCGCCCGGCTACCAGACCCAGCCCGGCTACCAGACGCCGCCGCCCGGCCATCAGACCCACCCCGGTTACCAGACGCCGCCGCCCGGGTACGTGGCCGGCTACCAGACCCCGTCGCCGTCCCACCACCCCGGGTACCCGCCCCCCGCGCCGCAGGGCAAGCCGAAGGGTCTGATCATCGCCGGAGCCGTGGTGGCAGCGGTGATCGGCCTCGCGGTCATCGGTTCCCTGCTGCCGGACGGCTCCGGTGACAAGGCCAAGGGCGGCTCGACCTCCACCGGCGCAAGCCCGAGCGGCGCAGCCCCCAGCGGCGGCTCCCAGGACAAGGGCCAGAAGCGCTCCGACCCCGCCCCGGCCTCGTACCAGGGCATCAACCTGACGGCCAACTACCAGCTCATGCTGGCCGACAACCCGCCGCGCCCCGCCACCGGCGGCAGCTCCGGCGTGCTGTACAACCACGGCGACCTCTACTTCTACCTCGACACCCTCTTCGGGGACACGAAGGTCGGCACCAACAACGGCAAGCTGGTCGTGCTGAACAACTCCCAGAAGGGTTCGCTGGAGACCTGCCGCGCCGAAACCCGCTACACCGAGAAGATCGGCCTCGACCAGCTCTCGGACGGGACGGAGGTCTGCGTGCTCAGCGACGCGGGCCACATCGCGGTGGCGACGTACCGCGGCAAGTCGGGCGCGAACGACCCGAGCAACTACATCACGCTCGACCTCACGATCTGGCGCAACGCCGAGGAACCGAAGAAGAGGAGCTGA
- a CDS encoding complex I subunit 5 family protein codes for MADAEALLPLAVAIPLIGAVLLAVAGRWLPRLGCDLLATATAAAGLGCLVALWPHTANRAAVRIGGHPADIGIVLLADPLGTGLALLAAVLVLAVIVYSWRYFDEPAGDRAGVFPALLLLFEAGMVGFALTADLFNAFVFFELMSVAAFALTGYRIEDPRPLQGALTFGIVTSFAAYGSLLGIAMLYARTGELNLARLGERLDGQPTDALTVVAFVLVVTAFLVKAAAAPFHFWLPDAHAVAPTPVCMLMSGVMVELGVYGVARVYWAVFAGPGGIPHTAFRTTFVAVGVVTALLGALMCWPQRHLKRMLAFSTVSHVGLFLVGVALLTPAGTGATAVYVAGHGCAKAALFGLCGVLLDQYGSVDEYGLHGKARAHRAVGLLFALGALVLAGLPPFGAGLGKALGEEAAGHALLPVLLLTSAVTGAALLRATARIFWGAGPPPRKAPADAETTGEGEEPEVRAARQSPRPPMVAVPAALLLLGLLVGTVPAVAESLGHGAELFTDRAGYGAAAGGSELRGGAAPEAVATEWTAVGAGLGVASAALACLMAGAALWWPGGVALRRASAAAVLPLRRLHSGLLGDYLAWLAVGMAALLLAVALQAQGA; via the coding sequence ATGGCGGACGCCGAGGCGCTCCTCCCGCTGGCCGTCGCGATCCCGCTGATCGGGGCCGTCCTGCTGGCCGTGGCCGGCCGGTGGCTGCCCCGGCTCGGCTGCGACCTCCTCGCCACCGCGACCGCGGCGGCCGGCCTCGGCTGCCTGGTCGCCCTGTGGCCGCACACCGCGAACCGGGCGGCCGTCCGGATCGGCGGACACCCCGCGGACATCGGGATCGTCCTGCTCGCCGACCCGCTCGGCACCGGACTGGCCCTGCTCGCCGCGGTGCTCGTCCTCGCCGTGATCGTGTACTCCTGGCGCTACTTCGACGAGCCGGCCGGGGACCGGGCCGGGGTCTTCCCCGCGCTGCTCCTGCTCTTCGAGGCGGGCATGGTCGGCTTCGCGCTGACGGCCGACCTGTTCAACGCCTTCGTCTTCTTCGAGCTCATGAGCGTCGCCGCGTTCGCGCTCACCGGCTACCGCATCGAGGACCCGAGGCCGCTGCAGGGCGCCCTCACCTTCGGGATCGTCACTTCCTTCGCCGCGTACGGCTCCCTCCTCGGCATCGCCATGCTGTACGCCCGTACCGGGGAGCTCAACCTCGCCCGGCTCGGGGAGCGGCTCGACGGGCAGCCCACGGACGCCCTGACGGTGGTCGCGTTCGTCCTCGTCGTCACCGCGTTCCTGGTCAAAGCCGCGGCCGCACCGTTCCACTTCTGGCTGCCCGATGCGCACGCCGTCGCCCCGACACCGGTCTGCATGCTGATGTCCGGGGTGATGGTCGAGCTGGGCGTGTACGGGGTCGCCCGCGTGTACTGGGCGGTGTTCGCCGGGCCCGGCGGGATCCCGCATACCGCCTTCCGGACCACCTTCGTCGCGGTCGGCGTCGTCACCGCGCTGCTCGGGGCCCTCATGTGCTGGCCGCAGCGGCACTTGAAGCGGATGCTGGCCTTCTCCACCGTCAGCCACGTCGGGCTGTTCCTCGTCGGCGTCGCCCTCCTCACCCCGGCCGGCACCGGCGCCACGGCGGTGTACGTGGCCGGCCACGGCTGCGCGAAGGCGGCGCTGTTCGGGCTGTGCGGGGTACTGCTCGACCAGTACGGATCGGTGGACGAGTACGGGCTGCACGGCAAGGCGCGCGCCCACCGGGCGGTGGGCCTGCTGTTCGCCCTGGGCGCCCTGGTCCTGGCCGGACTCCCGCCGTTCGGCGCGGGTCTGGGCAAGGCACTCGGCGAGGAGGCGGCGGGCCATGCGCTGTTGCCGGTGTTGCTCCTCACCTCCGCGGTGACCGGCGCCGCGCTGCTGCGCGCCACGGCCCGGATCTTCTGGGGAGCCGGGCCGCCCCCGCGCAAGGCACCCGCAGACGCCGAGACCACCGGGGAGGGGGAGGAACCGGAGGTGCGCGCCGCCCGGCAGTCACCACGTCCGCCCATGGTCGCGGTACCGGCCGCGCTGCTGCTCCTGGGCCTGCTCGTCGGCACCGTACCGGCGGTCGCCGAGAGCCTGGGCCACGGCGCGGAGCTGTTCACCGACCGGGCGGGCTACGGCGCGGCCGCGGGCGGCAGCGAGCTCCGGGGCGGCGCGGCACCGGAGGCGGTCGCGACGGAGTGGACCGCGGTGGGCGCCGGACTCGGCGTGGCCTCGGCAGCCCTGGCCTGCCTGATGGCCGGGGCAGCGCTCTGGTGGCCGGGCGGTGTCGCCCTGCGGCGGGCGTCGGCCGCCGCGGTCCTGCCGCTGCGCCGCCTGCACTCGGGGCTGCTCGGCGACTACCTGGCCTGGCTGGCCGTGGGCATGGCCGCACTCCTGCTGGCCGTTGCCCTCCAGGCGCAGGGTGCATGA
- a CDS encoding sodium:proton antiporter: MGVLPFLAAGWVLLTALYGLVTSRNLIHAIGCLAVAQSSTYLMLLGVGYRRGATAPVYGDLEPGSRPVVDPVVQALTLTDIVVGATATALLLALTIQLRKRHGTVDPQALTALKG; this comes from the coding sequence ATGGGTGTCCTGCCCTTCCTGGCCGCCGGGTGGGTGCTGCTGACCGCCCTGTACGGGCTGGTCACCAGCCGTAACCTCATCCACGCCATCGGCTGCCTCGCCGTCGCCCAGTCGTCCACGTACCTGATGCTGCTGGGCGTCGGATACCGCCGCGGGGCCACCGCACCCGTGTACGGCGACCTCGAGCCCGGCAGCCGGCCCGTGGTCGACCCGGTCGTCCAGGCCCTGACCCTCACGGACATCGTGGTCGGCGCCACCGCGACCGCCCTCCTGCTCGCCCTCACCATCCAGCTGCGCAAGCGCCACGGAACGGTCGACCCCCAGGCGCTCACCGCGCTCAAGGGCTGA
- a CDS encoding MnhB domain-containing protein: MRDRTRLLLLGCACAVIAGFFTAACPRLPAFGTDLHRYGDRAVAAALAHQTANVVSSVNFDLRALDTLGEETILFVTVLASTLLLRLARDERKAPPRSERALPTTRLFGAVLLPVALVVGVYVVAHGQLTPGGGFQGGVVLATALHLAYLAADYRVLERVRPLEALDVTDALAAVSFTALGLAGLAAGGAFLENVLPFGTFNQITSGGLVPLLNVAVGVEVGSGLIVLLAHFLDQAVEITEPDGHPHPGGRPHRRPATAPQEDEN, from the coding sequence GTGAGGGACCGCACCCGGCTGCTGCTCCTCGGCTGCGCCTGCGCGGTGATCGCCGGCTTCTTCACCGCCGCCTGCCCGCGGCTGCCCGCCTTCGGCACCGACCTCCATCGGTACGGGGACCGCGCCGTGGCCGCCGCGCTGGCCCACCAGACCGCCAACGTGGTGTCCTCGGTCAATTTCGACCTCCGGGCGCTCGACACCCTCGGTGAGGAGACGATCCTCTTCGTCACCGTCCTCGCCTCGACCCTGCTGCTGCGGCTGGCCCGTGACGAGCGCAAGGCGCCGCCCCGGAGTGAGCGTGCCCTGCCCACCACCCGGCTGTTCGGGGCCGTCCTGCTGCCCGTCGCCCTCGTGGTGGGCGTGTACGTCGTGGCGCACGGGCAGCTCACGCCCGGCGGCGGGTTCCAGGGAGGCGTCGTCCTCGCCACCGCCCTCCACCTGGCCTACCTCGCAGCCGACTACCGGGTCCTGGAACGGGTCCGGCCGCTCGAGGCCCTCGACGTCACCGACGCGCTGGCCGCCGTGTCGTTCACGGCGCTGGGTCTGGCGGGCCTCGCGGCCGGCGGCGCGTTCCTGGAGAACGTCCTGCCCTTCGGCACCTTCAACCAGATCACCTCGGGCGGCCTCGTCCCGCTCCTCAACGTGGCCGTCGGCGTCGAGGTCGGTTCCGGGCTGATCGTGCTCCTGGCCCACTTCCTCGACCAGGCCGTCGAGATCACCGAGCCGGACGGGCACCCCCACCCCGGGGGCCGCCCCCACCGCCGGCCCGCCACCGCCCCGCAGGAGGACGAGAACTGA
- a CDS encoding DUF4040 domain-containing protein, translated as MDDALTAVALLLVVAAATLAVLCREPVRQAAALAVLGLALTLLFVVLQAPDVALSQLAVGTALTPLLILLTARKVRRPPAEESAPEDGGQHGDRDGRGHAPQDRP; from the coding sequence ATGGATGACGCACTGACCGCCGTCGCCCTGCTGCTCGTCGTGGCGGCCGCGACCCTCGCCGTCCTGTGCCGGGAGCCCGTGCGCCAAGCCGCGGCCCTCGCCGTGCTCGGGCTCGCGCTGACCCTCCTGTTCGTCGTACTCCAGGCCCCTGACGTGGCGCTTTCGCAGCTCGCGGTCGGCACGGCGCTGACACCGCTGCTGATCCTGCTCACCGCGCGCAAGGTCCGCCGCCCGCCTGCCGAGGAGTCCGCCCCCGAGGACGGCGGGCAGCACGGCGACCGGGACGGCCGTGGGCACGCCCCGCAGGACCGGCCGTGA
- a CDS encoding monovalent cation/H(+) antiporter subunit G: MAVAHVAAAVLLWLGVTCLLAGAGALVLLRGSLERLHALAPANGLGVPLIACAVALEQGAGRAAVKTLLIGLLLAVGGTVTTIAVGKATTDEQKGRPRHG; this comes from the coding sequence ATGGCCGTGGCGCACGTGGCGGCCGCCGTACTGCTGTGGCTGGGCGTCACCTGCCTCCTCGCGGGCGCGGGAGCACTGGTGCTGCTGCGCGGGAGCCTCGAACGGCTGCACGCACTGGCCCCCGCCAACGGGCTCGGCGTACCGCTGATCGCCTGCGCCGTGGCCCTGGAGCAGGGCGCGGGCCGGGCAGCCGTGAAGACCCTTCTCATCGGGCTGCTGCTCGCCGTCGGCGGGACCGTGACCACCATCGCCGTGGGCAAGGCCACCACCGACGAGCAGAAGGGCCGGCCCCGGCATGGATGA
- a CDS encoding MrpF/PhaF family protein encodes MSGVPVPAWSAASLVLLAAAWPACLWAAARGGAVRRLAGLCMAGTVTGAVLLLLPMAYDRSSYQDVALVFAVLSPAGVLVFTRFAGAGTGADADAGAVADADPGDG; translated from the coding sequence GTGAGCGGCGTCCCGGTTCCCGCCTGGTCGGCGGCCTCGCTCGTGCTGCTCGCGGCCGCCTGGCCCGCCTGCCTGTGGGCGGCGGCCCGCGGCGGTGCCGTACGGCGGCTGGCGGGGCTGTGCATGGCGGGCACGGTGACGGGCGCCGTGCTCCTGCTGCTGCCCATGGCGTACGACCGGTCCTCCTACCAGGACGTGGCCCTCGTGTTCGCGGTTCTGTCACCGGCCGGGGTGCTGGTCTTCACCCGCTTCGCGGGCGCCGGAACGGGCGCCGACGCGGACGCCGGCGCCGTTGCGGACGCGGACCCCGGGGACGGCTGA
- a CDS encoding class II glutamine amidotransferase yields MCRWLAYSGSPMLLDAVLYQPEHSLIDQSLHARMGVESTNGDGFGIGWYSADGGATPAIFRDIGPAWNNRNLRELAAHVRSTLFFAHVRASTGSAIQQTNCHPFRHGRWLWMHNGAITDFHRLQRDLYMAVDPALFSCIEGSTDSEVMFYLAVTFGLDQDVPGAVARMAGLVERLGKEHGVADPLQMTIAVSDGERVWAFRYSSAGQSRSLYYSSKAETVRQLYPELPFLREVSDATRLVVSEPLGDLPGVWNELPEASYAVVPSPATEDYLPFIPELP; encoded by the coding sequence ATGTGCCGATGGCTCGCCTACTCCGGTTCGCCGATGCTGCTCGACGCGGTTCTCTACCAGCCGGAACACTCGCTGATCGACCAGAGCCTCCACGCCAGGATGGGTGTCGAGTCGACCAACGGCGACGGTTTCGGCATCGGCTGGTACAGCGCCGACGGCGGGGCGACCCCGGCGATCTTCCGGGACATCGGGCCGGCCTGGAACAACCGCAACCTGCGGGAACTGGCCGCGCACGTCCGGTCGACGCTGTTCTTCGCCCATGTCCGCGCCTCCACCGGCTCGGCGATCCAGCAGACGAACTGCCACCCCTTCCGGCACGGCCGCTGGCTGTGGATGCACAACGGCGCGATCACCGACTTCCACCGTTTGCAGCGCGACTTGTACATGGCCGTCGACCCGGCCCTGTTCTCGTGCATCGAGGGCTCGACGGACTCCGAGGTGATGTTCTACCTGGCCGTCACCTTCGGCCTCGACCAGGACGTCCCCGGAGCGGTCGCCCGGATGGCGGGCCTGGTGGAGCGGCTCGGCAAGGAGCACGGCGTCGCCGACCCGCTGCAGATGACGATCGCGGTCAGCGACGGCGAGCGCGTGTGGGCCTTCCGCTACTCCAGCGCGGGCCAGTCGCGGTCGCTGTACTACAGCAGCAAGGCCGAGACCGTACGGCAGCTGTACCCGGAACTGCCGTTCCTGCGGGAGGTCTCCGACGCGACCCGGCTGGTGGTCTCCGAACCGCTGGGCGACCTCCCCGGCGTGTGGAACGAACTCCCCGAGGCGAGCTACGCCGTCGTGCCCTCCCCGGCGACGGAGGACTACCTCCCCTTCATCCCCGAGCTTCCCTGA